One segment of Thermodesulfovibrio sp. 3907-1M DNA contains the following:
- a CDS encoding phosphoglycerate kinase, with protein MAPFNNSFDKMTIEDLPVKGKRVFIRADFNVPLDANLMITDDRRIRSTLPTINYAIDEGAKVILASHLGRPKGKVDPKLSLAPVARRLQRLLNKEVIFAPDCIGPQVEQLVSKMKEGDVLLLENLRFHIEEEKNDEKFARALAALADFYVNDAFGASHRAHASIVGIPKFIPSAAGFLLKKEIEYLKGAVESPIRPFVVILGGAKVGGKIGVLENLADKADKVIVGGGMAFTFVKAMGHEVGDSLVEPDMIDFALKIMEKLRKNKVKFYLPVDVVIAQSIEHGAETKIVPVQEIPQGWRALDIGPASVKLFTEALQDAKTILWNGPMGVFEIDAFSRGTFSIAHAVADSYAFTIVGGGDTDYAVHKAGVSDAISFISTGGGAALQLLEGKELPGLSVLPSKKKD; from the coding sequence ATGGCACCATTTAATAACTCTTTTGATAAAATGACGATTGAGGATTTGCCTGTAAAAGGAAAAAGAGTTTTTATCAGGGCTGACTTCAATGTTCCCCTTGATGCAAATTTAATGATAACTGATGACAGACGAATTCGTTCAACCCTGCCAACTATAAACTATGCCATTGACGAAGGAGCTAAAGTAATTTTAGCTTCCCATCTTGGCAGACCTAAAGGAAAAGTTGATCCAAAACTTTCTCTGGCACCTGTAGCAAGAAGACTTCAAAGATTGCTTAACAAAGAAGTAATTTTTGCTCCTGACTGCATTGGACCTCAGGTGGAACAACTTGTCTCAAAAATGAAGGAAGGAGATGTGCTGCTCCTTGAAAATCTAAGATTTCACATTGAAGAGGAGAAAAATGATGAAAAATTTGCCAGAGCTTTAGCCGCTTTAGCTGATTTTTATGTAAACGACGCTTTTGGTGCATCACACAGAGCTCATGCCTCAATTGTCGGTATTCCCAAATTCATTCCCTCTGCTGCAGGGTTTTTACTTAAAAAGGAGATTGAATACCTGAAAGGCGCAGTGGAGTCTCCAATAAGACCCTTTGTTGTAATACTTGGCGGAGCAAAGGTTGGAGGCAAAATTGGAGTACTTGAAAATCTTGCAGATAAAGCAGATAAAGTCATAGTTGGTGGAGGTATGGCTTTTACATTTGTAAAAGCCATGGGACATGAAGTGGGAGACAGTCTTGTTGAACCAGATATGATAGACTTTGCCCTTAAAATTATGGAAAAACTTCGCAAAAATAAAGTTAAATTTTATTTGCCTGTTGATGTTGTTATTGCTCAAAGTATAGAGCATGGAGCAGAAACAAAAATTGTTCCTGTTCAGGAAATACCACAGGGCTGGAGAGCACTTGATATAGGCCCTGCTTCAGTAAAGCTTTTTACTGAAGCACTACAGGATGCAAAAACTATTTTGTGGAATGGACCAATGGGGGTTTTTGAAATAGACGCATTTTCAAGGGGAACTTTTTCAATTGCCCATGCCGTTGCTGACTCTTATGCTTTTACAATAGTTGGCGGTGGAGATACAGATTATGCAGTACATAAAGCAGGCGTAAGTGATGCTATTTCATTCATCTCAACTGGTGGTGGTGCTGCATTACAACTTCTTGAAGGTAAAGAGTTACCCGGGCTTTCAGTACTGCCTTCTAAGAAAAAAGATTAA
- the speE gene encoding polyamine aminopropyltransferase, with amino-acid sequence MKNCKWYIEQTSEDEIILHSLKEIIYSEISPYQRIEVIYSGNLGRCLLLDGKMQSAEADEFIYHEALVHPIMLLSESVERVLIAGGGEGATLREVLKYPVKEVVMVELDESVIKTAKRYLPEWHNGAFDDPRVRLVIDDARTYIERTKNYFDVIIIDLPEPAEGGPAYLLYTKEFYEKVKEALTEKGMMVTQSASTSVNNLKVFVSIVTTLKQVFPYVKPYIAYIPSFFAPWGFVLVSKNINPEDSMRKINEKIVLIEDSLKFYDIDAHTAMFCLPKHIKKAIETQGVVIHDDSPLSFY; translated from the coding sequence ATGAAGAATTGCAAATGGTATATTGAGCAGACATCAGAGGATGAGATTATACTTCATTCTCTGAAGGAGATTATATATTCTGAAATATCTCCTTATCAAAGAATTGAAGTCATTTATTCTGGTAATCTTGGCAGATGTCTTCTTCTTGATGGTAAAATGCAGTCTGCTGAGGCTGATGAGTTTATTTATCACGAAGCACTGGTTCATCCGATTATGCTTTTAAGTGAGTCAGTAGAAAGGGTTCTTATTGCAGGTGGTGGAGAAGGAGCTACTTTAAGAGAGGTCTTAAAGTATCCTGTTAAAGAGGTTGTGATGGTTGAGCTTGATGAATCAGTTATTAAAACTGCTAAGAGATATCTTCCAGAATGGCATAATGGCGCTTTTGATGATCCGAGGGTCAGGTTGGTTATAGATGATGCAAGAACTTATATTGAAAGAACGAAAAACTACTTTGATGTAATAATAATAGATTTGCCAGAACCAGCAGAAGGAGGACCTGCGTATCTTCTTTATACAAAAGAGTTTTATGAAAAAGTTAAGGAAGCCCTTACAGAAAAGGGGATGATGGTAACCCAATCTGCCTCCACTTCTGTGAATAATCTAAAAGTTTTTGTTTCAATTGTTACTACTCTTAAGCAAGTATTTCCCTATGTAAAGCCTTACATTGCTTATATTCCTTCTTTTTTTGCTCCGTGGGGTTTTGTTCTTGTTTCAAAAAACATAAATCCTGAAGACTCTATGAGAAAAATAAATGAAAAAATTGTTTTAATTGAGGATAGTTTAAAATTTTACGATATAGATGCACATACTGCAATGTTTTGTCTCCCAAAGCACATTAAAAAAGCTATTGAAACACAAGGGGTAGTCATTCATGATGACTCCCCTCTTTCTTTTTATTAA